One window from the genome of Danaus plexippus chromosome 24, MEX_DaPlex, whole genome shotgun sequence encodes:
- the LOC133319538 gene encoding heterogeneous nuclear ribonucleoprotein A3 homolog 2-like, whose protein sequence is MKYTVFSMLACVVAIEAKPKPYVGYGNGMIDLGPAGARMGGLRLGNRRTNPLAMDELGYGTSGSEFSRGSGFGDSGFSSGASGLDSRGFHNGGRRNFHDIGQHHSSRTSINHAENTDNHDIGGSEFFDTGAQSGTGFNQYGNGFNKYGNDYGSGRQMTSFL, encoded by the exons atgaaatatacg gtCTTCTCTATGCTCGCTTGTGTTGTAGCAATTGAGGCTAAGCCAAAACCCTATGTTGGATACGGAAACGGCATGATCGATCTCGGTCCAGCTGGCGCTAGAATGGGAGGTCTTAGGTTAGGTAATCGTCGCACCAATCCACTAGCAATGGATGAATTAGGATACGGCACTAGCGGGTCTGAATTTAGTCGAGGCAGCGGTTTTGGAGATAGCGGTTTCAGTTCTGGTGCCAGCGGTTTGGACAGCAGAGGATTCCACAATGGCGGAAGGAGAAACTTCCATGATATTGGCCAGCATCACAGCAGCCGTACCtcg ATCAATCACGCCGAGAACACAGACAATCATGACATCGGCGGCAGTGAATTCTTTGACACTGGAGCCCAATCCGGTACTGGCTTCAACCAATACGGCAACGGTTTCAACAAATACGGCAACGATTACGGAAGCGGACGGCAAATGACGTCATTCCTCTAA
- the LOC133319513 gene encoding heterogeneous nuclear ribonucleoprotein A3 homolog 2-like yields MKYTVFSVLACVVAIEAKPKPYVGYGNGMIDLGPAGARMGGLRLGNRLTNPLAMDELGYGTSGSEFSRGSGFGDSGFSSGASGLDSRGFHNGGRRNFHDIGQHHSSRTSINHAENTDNHDIGGSEFFDTGAQSGTGFNQYGNGFNKYGNDYGSGRQMTSFL; encoded by the exons atgaaatatacg GTCTTCTCTGTGCTCGCTTGTGTTGTAGCAATTGAGGCTAAGCCAAAACCCTATGTTGGATACGGAAACGGTATGATCGATCTCGGTCCAGCTGGCGCTAGAATGGGAGGTCTTAGGTTAGGTAATCGTCTCACCAATCCACTAGCAATGGATGAATTAGGATACGGCACTAGCGGGTCTGAATTTAGTCGAGGCAGCGGTTTTGGAGATAGCGGTTTCAGTTCTGGTGCCAGCGGTTTGGACAGCAGAGGATTCCACAATGGCGGAAGGAGAAACTTCCATGATATTGGACAGCATCACAGCAGCCGTACCtcg ATCAATCACGCCGAGAACACAGACAATCATGACATCGGCGGCAGTGAATTCTTTGACACTGGAGCCCAATCCGGTACTGGCTTCAACCAATACGGCAACGGTTTCAACAAATACGGCAACGATTACGGAAGCGGACGGCAAATGACGTCATTCCTCTAA
- the LOC133319533 gene encoding heterogeneous nuclear ribonucleoprotein A3 homolog 2-like, whose product MKYTVFSVLACVVAIEAKPKPYVGYGNGMIDLGPAGARMGGLRLGNRLTNPLAMDELGYGTSGSEFSRGSGFGDSGFSSGASGLDSRGFHNGGRRNFHDIGQHHSSRTSINHAENTDNHDIGGSEFFDTGAQSGTGFNQYGNGFNKYGNDYGSGRQMTSFL is encoded by the exons atgaaatatacg GTCTTCTCTGTGCTCGCTTGTGTTGTAGCAATTGAGGCTAAGCCAAAACCCTATGTTGGATACGGAAACGGTATGATCGATCTCGGTCCAGCTGGCGCTAGAATGGGAGGTCTTAGGTTAGGTAATCGTCTCACCAATCCACTAGCAATGGATGAATTAGGATACGGCACTAGCGGGTCTGAATTTAGTCGAGGCAGCGGTTTTGGAGATAGCGGTTTCAGTTCTGGTGCCAGCGGTTTGGACAGCAGAGGATTCCACAATGGCGGAAGGAGAAACTTCCATGATATTGGCCAGCATCACAGCAGCCGTACCtcg ATCAATCACGCCGAGAACACAGACAATCATGACATCGGCGGCAGTGAATTCTTTGACACTGGAGCCCAATCCGGTACTGGCTTCAACCAATACGGCAACGGTTTCAACAAATACGGCAACGATTACGGAAGCGGACGGCAAATGACGTCATTCCTCTAA
- the LOC116775955 gene encoding heterogeneous nuclear ribonucleoprotein A3 homolog 2-like, whose translation MKYTVFSMLACVVALEAKPKPYVGYGNGMIDLGPAGARMGGVRLGNRLTNPLAMDELGYGTSGSEFSRGSGFGDSGFSSGASGLDSRGFHNGGRRNFHDIGQHHSSRTSINHAENTDNHDIGGSEFFDTGAQSGTGFNQYGNGFNKYGNDYGSGRQMTSFL comes from the exons atgaaatatacg GTCTTCTCTATGCTCGCTTGTGTTGTAGCACTTGAGGCTAAGCCAAAACCCTATGTTGGATACGGAAACGGTATGATCGATCTCGGTCCAGCTGGCGCTAGAATGGGAGGTGTTAGGTTAGGTAATCGTCTCACCAATCCACTAGCAATGGATGAATTAGGATACGGCACTAGCGGGTCTGAATTTAGTCGAGGCAGCGGTTTTGGAGATAGCGGTTTCAGTTCTGGTGCCAGCGGTTTGGACAGCAGAGGATTCCACAATGGCGGAAGGAGAAACTTCCATGATATTGGACAGCATCACAGCAGCCGTACCtcg ATCAATCACGCCGAGAACACAGACAATCATGACATCGGCGGCAGTGAATTCTTTGACACTGGAGCCCAATCCGGTACTGGCTTCAACCAATACGGCAACGGTTTCAACAAATACGGCAACGATTACGGAAGCGGACGGCAAATGACGTCATTCCTCTAA
- the LOC133319519 gene encoding heterogeneous nuclear ribonucleoprotein A3 homolog 2-like, which translates to MKYTVFSMLACVVALEAKPKPYVGYGNGMIDLGPAGARMGGVRLGNRLTNPLAMDELGYGTSGSEFSRGSGFGDSGFSSGASGLDSRGFHNGGRRNFHDIGQHHSSRTSINHAENTDNHDIGGSEFFDTGAQSGTGFNQYGNGFNKYGNDYGSGRQMTSFL; encoded by the exons atgaaatatacg GTTTTCTCTATGCTCGCTTGTGTTGTAGCACTTGAGGCTAAGCCAAAACCCTATGTTGGATACGGAAACGGTATGATCGATCTCGGTCCAGCTGGTGCTAGAATGGGAGGTGTTAGGTTAGGTAATCGTCTCACCAATCCACTAGCAATGGATGAATTAGGATACGGCACTAGCGGGTCTGAATTTAGTCGAGGCAGCGGTTTTGGAGATAGCGGTTTCAGTTCTGGTGCCAGCGGTTTGGACAGCAGAGGATTCCACAATGGCGGAAGGAGAAACTTCCATGATATTGGACAGCATCACAGCAGCCGTACCtcg ATCAATCACGCCGAGAACACAGACAATCATGACATCGGCGGCAGTGAATTCTTTGACACTGGAGCCCAATCCGGTACTGGCTTCAACCAATACGGCAACGGTTTCAACAAATACGGCAACGATTACGGAAGCGGACGGCAAATGACGTCATTCCTCTAA
- the LOC133319516 gene encoding heterogeneous nuclear ribonucleoprotein A3 homolog 2-like yields MKYTVFSMLACVVALEAKPKPYVGYGNGMIDLGPAGARMGGLRLGNRLTNPLAMDELGYGTSGSEFSRGSGFGDSGFSSGASGLDSRGFHNGGRRNFHDIGQHHSSRTSINHAENTDNHDIGGSEFFDTGAQSGTGFNQYGNGFNKYGNDYGSGRQMTSFL; encoded by the exons atgaaatatacg GTCTTCTCTATGCTCGCTTGTGTTGTAGCACTTGAAGCTAAGCCAAAACCCTATGTTGGATACGGAAACGGTATGATCGATCTCGGTCCAGCTGGCGCTAGAATGGGAGGTCTTAGGTTAGGTAATCGTCTCACCAATCCACTAGCAATGGATGAATTAGGATACGGCACTAGCGGGTCTGAATTTAGTCGAGGCAGCGGTTTTGGAGATAGCGGTTTCAGTTCTGGTGCCAGCGGTTTGGACAGCAGAGGATTCCACAATGGCGGAAGGAGAAACTTCCATGATATTGGACAGCATCACAGCAGCCGTACCtcg ATCAATCACGCCGAGAACACAGACAATCATGACATCGGCGGCAGTGAATTCTTTGACACTGGAGCCCAATCCGGTACTGGCTTCAACCAATACGGCAACGGTTTCAACAAATACGGCAACGATTACGGAAGCGGACGGCAAATGACGTCATTCCTCTAA
- the LOC116776018 gene encoding acetylcholine receptor subunit beta-type unc-29-like has protein sequence MWLHVFFFIFFINTFVHPSCVRDDQRQKNWEEKLTKAILCSNIREPPNKNLTTVVAHFRLKTFNYEEDEELFYTYNWIFFRWTDPRLKWNPVDYDGINQIIVHPMDIWTPIRHVKNLKSIDEDTDNFSFSLFCQISSDGTVSCIPRVLQATVCTTNLKNWPYDVQNCTFIFGFGRGGKNDVFLTFNSTRGISALGAEYGNGWDIVNFESREIHNKNTELHLTYIVERRALGLVCMIVIPAVIIIVLTMTSLFLDVRDNNRLYFLVFSLLSHFYFLQAISENLPHHGPDTPRILIFIRSSIFVTVTAILLTLILKTLRKNTVSPPLWVIITTDYVSKNCLRYLIFVTYQDETNDFSENTANRNWSYFVSIVNAIFIYSFFVTYQILFIQYIPKPWTALT, from the coding sequence ATGTGGTtacacgtatttttttttattttttttatcaatacgtTTGTTCATCCCTCTTGTGTGCGCGACGaccaaagacaaaaaaattgggaagaaaaattaacaaaagctATTTTATGTTCCAATATACGAGAGCCGCcgaataaaaacttaacaacAGTCGTCGCTCACTTTAGACTTAAGACTTTCAACTATGAAGAAGACGAAGAACTTTTTTACACTTACAACTGGATATTTTTTAGATGGACTGATCCCAGACTAAAATGGAATCCAGTCGACTACGACGGCATCAATCAAATCATAGTACATCCAATGGATATTTGGACACCAATACGACATGTGAAAAATTTGAAATCAATAGATGAAGATACTGACAATTTTTCTTTCTCACTTTTTTGCCAAATTTCCAGTGATGGTACAGTTTCTTGTATCCCTCGTGTCCTTCAAGCCACCGTGTGCACTACAAACTTAAAAAACTGGCCCTACGATGTTCAAAACTGCACATTTATATTCGGTTTTGGAAGAGGGGGTAAGAATGATGTATTTCTTACATTCAATTCAACAAGAGGCATATCAGCTCTCGGAGCTGAATATGGCAATGGGTGGGATATTGTCAATTTCGAGTCTAGAGagattcataataaaaacactgaACTACATCTAACTTATATTGTGGAACGAAGAGCATTAGGACTGGTTTGCATGATAGTAATACCAGCTGTTATCATAATTGTTTTGACTATgacatcattatttttagatgTGAGAGATAATAATCGTTTATACTTCCTAGTTTTCAGCCTGCTCAGTCATTTCTATTTCTTACAAGCTATCAGTGAAAATTTACCTCATCACGGTCCTGATACTcctagaatattaatttttatccgTTCCTCTATTTTCGTTACCGTTACCGCAATATTATTgactttaatattgaaaacattgAGGAAGAACACCGTCAGTCCACCCCTGTGGGTCATTATAACTACAGattatgtttcaaaaaattgtttacgttatttaatttttgttacttatcAAGACGAAACAAACGATTTTTCTGAAAACACGGCAAACAGAAATTGGTCATATTTTGTTAGTATAGTTAATGCTATATTCATTTACTCCTTTTTTGTTACGTATCAAATcctttttatacaatacatacCTAAACCATGGACAGCTTTAACATGA